The genomic segment AGCCGGGCGATGTGCTCGAGGTGCGGATCAAGGAGATCGAGCCGCGCTACGACTGGGGCTACAACGGTTTCCTGCCGCTGGCGGGCGGGCTGCCCGAGGATTTTCCCTACTCGCGCGTGGTGGTGGTGAACGTCGATCTCGACAAGCGCGTCGGCGACTGGGGCGCCGGGGTGCAGGTTCCGCTCGCGCCCTTTTTCGGCAACTTCGGCGTGGCGCCCCCGCCGGGGATGGGCCGCATCGCCACCATCCCGCCCGGTGAGTGGGGAGCGAACATGGACATCAAGGAACTGACGGCGGGCACGACGGTCTACTTCCCCGTCTTCAACAAGGGGGCGCTCTTCTCGGCGGGCGACGGCCACGGCTGCCAGGGAGACGGTGAGGCGAACATCAACGGCATCGAGATGGGGCTGAAGGGCACCTTCGAGCTCATCGTGCGAAAGGACATGAAGCTGAAATCCCCGCGGGCCGAGTCGCCGACCCATCACATTCTGATGGGGTTCGACCCTATCCTGGACAACGCGGCCAAGATAGCTCTCCGGCAAACTATTGATTTTCTTGGAGAAATCAAGGGAATGAGCCGGGATGACGCTTATATTCTCTGCAGCCTTGCGGTGGATCTGCGCATCTCCCAGATCGTGAACCAGGTGAAGGGGGTTCACGCCATGCTGCCGAAAGCGATTCTCGGCTAGAAATATTTCCTGTGTGGAAGGAGTCCACCCATGGCGCACCATGAATTGATTGCCTCGAAGGATACGGTTCACTGGGGCTATTACGACGCAAAAATCCCGCCGATCCTGGAAATCGAGTCGGGCGACACGGTGCGGTTCCACATCGAGTCGGGGTGGGCGGAGGCCCGGGAAACTTACGGCCACCGCGTCTCGCAGGCGCTGAGCGACATCTTCGAGAACTGCCGCCGGGGCGGCGGCGGGCACATCCTTGTCGGGCCGATTGCCGTCAAGGGCGCCATGCCGGGCGATGTGCTCGAGGTGCGGATCAAGGAGGTCGAGCCGCGCTACGACTGGGGCTACAACTCCTTCAATCCGCTGAAGGGCGGGGTGCCGGAGGATTTCCCCTACAGCCGGACCGTCATCGTGAACGTGGACAAGAAAGCCGGGGTGGGCGACTGGGGCGCGGGGGTGAAGGTGCCGCTCCGGCCGTTCTTCGGGCACCTGGGCGTCGCGCCGCCGCCCGCGATGGGCGAGCTGCCGAGCATTCCGCCCGGCATCTGGGGCGGCAACCTGGACAACAAAGAACTGATTGCCGGATCGACGGTCTATTTGCCCGTCCACAACGCCGGCGCGCAGTTCTCCGCCGGGGATGGGCACGGCTGCCAGGGGGACGGAGAAGCCTGCGTCTCCGCCCTCGAGACGGCGCTGATCGGCACCTTCGAGATCGTCTTGCGGAAAGACATGCGAATCGAGGTGCCGCGTGCCGAGACGGACACCCACTACATCACGATGGGCTTCGACCCCGTCCTCGACAGCGCCGTGAAGATGGCGCTCCGCGAGGCGATCAAGTTCATCCATGAAGAGAAGGGGCTGAGCCGGGAAGACGCCTACTCGCTTTGCAGCCTGGCGGTCGATCTGCGCGTGACCCAGATCGTGAACGGCATCAAGGGCGCCCACGCCATGATCCCGAAAGTGGTTTTTGTCTGAGAATTTTCTCAAAAATTTTTTCTGCCGGAGAGAAGGGGAGAAGGTGAGCGCAGCGAGAGGGAAAAGAGAACCCATCGGCCTGGCCATCATCGGCTGCGGGACCATCGGAAGAATTCGCGGAGAGTTCGCCCGCGACTATCCCGGGTTCGAGTGGCTGGGGCTCTGCGACATCAAGGAAGATCTAGGGAAAAAGCTTGCGGCGGACTGCGAGGCGGATTTTTTCACCACCGACTACAAGGAGCTGATCAACCGCTCCGAGGTCAACGCGGTGATCGTGGCGACCG from the bacterium genome contains:
- a CDS encoding acetamidase/formamidase family protein, whose amino-acid sequence is MNTTRDTVHWGYYDASQEPVLRVASGDTLVLHSESGRADILDELGDRVSPELRDILANAEKGPGAHIMTGPVYVEGAEPGDVLEVRIKEIEPRYDWGYNGFLPLAGGLPEDFPYSRVVVVNVDLDKRVGDWGAGVQVPLAPFFGNFGVAPPPGMGRIATIPPGEWGANMDIKELTAGTTVYFPVFNKGALFSAGDGHGCQGDGEANINGIEMGLKGTFELIVRKDMKLKSPRAESPTHHILMGFDPILDNAAKIALRQTIDFLGEIKGMSRDDAYILCSLAVDLRISQIVNQVKGVHAMLPKAILG
- a CDS encoding acetamidase/formamidase family protein gives rise to the protein MAHHELIASKDTVHWGYYDAKIPPILEIESGDTVRFHIESGWAEARETYGHRVSQALSDIFENCRRGGGGHILVGPIAVKGAMPGDVLEVRIKEVEPRYDWGYNSFNPLKGGVPEDFPYSRTVIVNVDKKAGVGDWGAGVKVPLRPFFGHLGVAPPPAMGELPSIPPGIWGGNLDNKELIAGSTVYLPVHNAGAQFSAGDGHGCQGDGEACVSALETALIGTFEIVLRKDMRIEVPRAETDTHYITMGFDPVLDSAVKMALREAIKFIHEEKGLSREDAYSLCSLAVDLRVTQIVNGIKGAHAMIPKVVFV